From the Streptococcus sanguinis genome, the window GAAAGCTCGTAAAGCATCACAATTCTCAAAACGTTAATCAATACGATTATATCAACGTTTACAGACATTCAAGAATTATTTCTTGGATGTCTTTTTTGTTTCAAAAAATCAAAGTTCACCCCAAAATTCACCCCATATTCACCCCATCAATTTTTTAAACTACGAAAAGCAATATCACCTACAGTCTGATTGACTTTATCTTTGATATTAACGTAAGTTTTTGTAATCTCTTTATCACTATGAGTAAGAGCTTCTGAGAAGGCTTCAAGAGAAACACCTGCTTGTTTAGCAAGAGTAGCACCAGTATGTCTTAGTTTGTGTGGTGATGCTGGTGCTAATTCGGGATGTCTTCGTCTGACTGATTTCATCTTGATAAAACTTAAAATTTTTCTAATTATAACGAAGCATAGTCAAAAAGCTATGACCTCTATATTCACAAAAAAATCCAGACCAATACTAGTCCAGATTTCTTGTCTATTAAACATTCTTTTCAAAGAATGGAAGAACGGCTGTAACGGCTTTGTCAACGCAATTATTTAACTGTGAGAATCCGACGCACATAAATTTTAAATGGCGTCTCAGTCACATTTAAATTTATGAGACGCTTAGACGTTAGGCTTTCAATTTGTCAAATTTTGCTTTGACATTTGCCTTGAATTCTTCAAGTTTAGCCTTGCGTTCGGCTTTACGTTCAGCCTTCATTTGTGCACGTGCCTGGTTGTAGAGGTCTTCTTGGACTTGCAGAGCTGCTTCGATTTCGGCTACGACGGTTGCTACATCCCAACGCACGATTTGGGTGTCGTACTTGGTGAAGTAAGCATCGATGACTGCTTCGTTGTTTTCTTGCACCAAGGCGACAACGGCTGTTTCGCCGTCGATCAATTTTTGAGACACAACGTCAATCAAGCCAGCTTCTGCCGTATCAACGGTATCACCAGCAGCCAAACCATAGAGGCTGCCAATACCATAACCAAACAAGACGCCGATAGGACCACCCAAAAGCCCGATAACTGCACCGAGCAAGCCACCTTCTAGGGTTGCATCCGTCGTTGAATCTTCAAAGTCATAGCGTTCTTTTTCAACGATGTGACCGTTTTCATTTTTGACCAAGGCGATTTGAGCAACCTTGGTCGTCTGAGTTTGGCGGAAAGCCTTCAAATCCGCAAAGGACTGATAAGCTTCGCTTTCAGTGTTAAAGACTGAAACTACTAGGTTTTCCATAGTTAGTACCTCTTTTCTAAATATATACGTTCATTATAATACAGTTTCAATCACTTTTCAATCATTTTAGTGCGACATTTTAATTGATATGTCGCGTTTATCAGCGTCAAAGAACAGTTTCAGGCAGCGGTATATCTTTGCCATATCCCAGCCCAGACACTCTGGCGACTCTGAGTGATTATCAAGAAAGGCGTCCAGCAACATCTTAAAGCCTCCCGTGCAAAAAGTAAATAAATAGTGTTTTTCCTGTATGCCTGTCACACGGCTAAAAGACCGCTTGACCAAATCTTCCAGAAAATTATAGCAGATATTATGTACCAGCTCTGTGTAGCGAGTCTGATGAGCGTGCCGAATCACATCGACACTTTTATAGAATCTGCCAACTGTTTCCTTATGGTCGAATCCTTGAAAGAAGTCGCTTTATTCGTCGGTCAAGACAATTAATTTGGCTGGTGCAACTGATTCGCCAAGCTATGAACAAGCAATTATTACCTTTTGAAAGCAAAAATGGCAATTATGAAGGTGAAGCTACTCAGGTCTTAGTTCTTCTATCCAATTACTATGCAGACAAAAAACTATTTGATGAAAATACAGATGAATATGGAAATATCTTGATTTTAAAGGATTCATCCATCATTTCTAAATTATCGGCTATCCCAGATTTATTAAAAAGGGGATCTAGTAGGTAACAATAATATCGAATATATCAAAGTACGCAATATTAGGATTTCTTCAGAGGTTGAGTTAGAGTCAGATGTTGATGGGGATAAGTCGGATAATCTGCCAATAGATATAAAAATACTAGAAAACAGGCTTGAAAAAGGCTCGTAAAGCTAGCCAGTTCTCTAAACGTTAATTCGTTGCTGGACAGCAGAATACAAACGAAAACACTTTGCATCTTGCAAGGTGTTTTTTTCTATGAGAACTGGCGGTGCGCAATTAGGATAGCTCTAGCGACTTTAGTCGCATAGAGATATGCTATGCACAGTTGCCTCAAGAAAACAATGCTTCTTGGTCCACCCTGTTAGACAAGCTTCAAAACCAAGGAATCCAACAGATTTCTCTTGTAGTTACAGATGGCTTTAAGGGGCTTGAGCAGATTATCAGTCAGGCTCACCCATTAGCTAAACAACAATGTTGCTTAATTCATATTAGTCGAAATCTAGCTAGTAAAGTGAAACGAGCAGATAGAGCGGTTATTCTGGGGCAATTTATAATGATTTATCGTGCTGAAAATTTAGAAATGGCAGGACAAGCTTTAGAGGACTTTCTCGCCGAATGGAAACCAAAGTATAGGAAAGTCATGGAAAGTCTGGAGAAGACGGATAATCTTTTAACTTTTTATCAGTTTCCCTACCAGATTTGGCACAGCATGTATTCGACAAACCTCATTGAGTCTCTTAACAAAGAAATCAAACATCAAACGAAAAAGAAGGTTCTTTTTCCTAATGAGGAGGCTCTGGAACGTTACTTAGTTACGTTGTTTGAAGATTATAATTTCAAGCAAAGTCAACGAATCCATAAAGGGTTTGGTCAATGTTCTGATACACTTGAAAGCTTATTTAATTAACACTCCGTAACTCTACTTAAGTGTTTACACATAATTATTTACAGTATCAAAAAATAAAGTATATTGTTTTCATCATAATATAATTAAATATCAGTATAGAGAATTTTATCTATATATCAGATATCAGCAATTGCTTTTGCTGTCATTTTTCGCTACAATAGTTACAAGGAGGAAATAAACATGTTAAAAGAAGTATTAAACGTCGCAAAAGTTGCGAAAAAATCATCTCTCTTCTTAGGAGGGGTAGCATTTGGGACGCTTGGCTTGAAAGTCTTAGCAAGTAAAGAAGCTAAGAAAGGCTATTCTAAGGCCTTGGCTAAAGCTTACAAATTGAAAGATGGACTGGATGCATCTGTTTCTGTTGTAAAACAACACGGTGATGATGTTTTACAAGACGCTAAATATTTATACGAACAGGAAAAGAAAGAAGAACAATTAGATAGCCTGACAGGTGAATAATATGTCTTTTAAAGTGCTACACAGAGGATATCAACATATCCGATTATCGTCCTCGTTTTCACTGACCTTGGATATTCAAGATTATCTTCGTTCCTTGGCTAAAGATGAAAAAGGGATCGACTCTATTCAGTTTTATATGGATCAGCAGCACTTTACTCTACGTATGAAAGAAGGCTTCTCTGTATTAGAAAATGCAGAGGCCTTTTTAAAAAAAATTGACAAGGGGAAAGTTTCGGACTTGATGACTCTTCCCATTCGTAGAGAAGAGAGTGCTTATTCAATTGTATCGGGTGCAGCGATTAAGCGTTTGCTGTTTCGAAGTTTTGTACCCTACCCTATTCGTTATATTTGGACTTGTTATCAGGCTTTGGGTTATGTCAAAGAAGCCTATCAAACTTTAGCGCGCAAGGAACTAACCATGGAGGTCTTGGACTGTTCGGCCATTTTGTTGTCCTTGTTTATGAACCAATCCAAGACAGCTAGCAACATCATGTTTATGCTTGATTTGGGTAATCATCTGGATCAGTGGTCTTTAAAAAAAACAGCAACAGATTTGGAACAAAGCCTTCTTGCTAAAGAAAGTGATGTTTTCTTAGTGCGGGGAGACATGGTCATCAGCATCAAGAGTTCTGATGTTCAAGTAGGTGATGTATTAGTTGTCTCCCAAGGTAATGAAATCTTGTTTGACGGCCAAGTGGTTTCAGGATTAGGCATGGTCAATGAGAGTTCCTTGACTGGAGAGAGCTTCCCTGTTGAAAAGAAAGAGGGAGATTCTGTATGTGCGAATACTGTTTTGGAAACAGGAGAGTTAAGAATTCGTGTGACTGATAATCAGATAAACAGTCGTATTTTGCAACTCATCAATCTGATGAAAAAATCTGAAGAGAGTAAGAAGACAAAACAACGTCATTTTATTAGGATGGCAGACAAGGTTGTAAAATATAACTTCTTAGGTGCTGGTTTGACTTATCTGTTAACAGGTTCGTTTTCAAAAGCCATTTCCTTTTTATTGGTGGATTTTTCATGTGCTCTAAAAATATCCACACCTGTAGCCTACCTTACGGCCATAAAGGAAGGTCTAAATCGAGAAATGGTTATTAAAGATGGTGATGTATTAGAAAAATATCTGGAAGTGGATACTTTCTTGTTTGATAAAACGGGTACCATCACGACGAGTTATCCTTTGGTTGAAAAGGTTCTTCCTTTCGGAGATTATACTGAGAAAGATATTTTAAGAATAAGTGCATGTTTGGAGGAACATATCTATCATCCTATTGCCAATGCAATTGTTAAACAAGCTGAAATTGAAGGCATTGAACACGAAGAAATGCATGGCAAGCTTCAGTATGTTGCAAGCAAAGGGATTAAATCGCAAATTGATGGTCAATCGGTTGTCATTGGAAATTATGTACTAATGCAAGACGAACAGGTAAGAATTAGTTCTGAGCAGCTGGCCTTGATTGAGCAATATAAGACTCATTACAATTTATTGTTTTTGGCTTATAAGAAAGAATTAATTGGGATGTTTTGTATCCACACTCCCTTGAGAAGCGAGGCGAAAGTTGCATTGAAAAAGCTAAAGCGCCAAGGGAAAAAACTGATTCTGGCAACTGGTGATACGTTGGCTAGAACAGAAGAGTTGGTTAAAGATCTGCCATTTGACAACGTTTATACTGATTTAAAACCAGATGGTAAGTTTCAGTTGGTTCAGGAATTACAGAAAGCTGGCCGAACTATTTTGATGGTTGGAGACGGGTTAAACGACTCTGCTGCCTTGACGCTTGCAGATATTGGGGTTGTGATGAATGAAAGTGCTGATATTTCTAAGCAGATGAGTGATATTTTATTATTAGATAATCGTTTAGATTTCTTCGAGGAATTGAATTCTTTATCTGAATCGTTGCAGAAATTAATTCAAAGAAATATTCAAGAAACAGTTGTAATAAATGGAAGTTTAATTGGATTTGGGTTGTTAAATTGGTTAAGCCCATCTAATCTTTCGATATTGCACAATCTGACTACTTTAAGAATCGTCCTTCGTAGTCTTTCTATTAAAAGTAGGTAAGAGACCGAGAAGCTGAGGTTATAAAAACTAAAAGGAGTTGTCTCATTTGAGAATAACGGCTCTTTGTCAACTGTAGTGGGTTGGTGGAAAATTATACCCTGGAGAGGACCAAATTGGTTCTCTCCTTTTAAATATTGAAAAAACCATTGGCAGTGGACATACTTTAAGACTATATATTTCTGAAACTAGTTTCACAATACAAATATTGACATGCAATTATTAATTGGTGGATTTTAAGTTGACATCTACAAAGTTTAATGTTAGAATACATTCAAAAATATATTTGAATAAGGTGTTTTATGATTCAAAATATTGTTACTTCAATAATCCTGTATTCTGGGACAGCCGTAGACTTACTTATTATCCTAATGTTATTTTTTGCCAAAAGAAAAAGCAGAAAAGACATCATTAACATCTATTTAGGACAATTTCTAGGCTCTGTTAGTCTAATATTCCTAAGTTTGCTTTTTGCATTTGTCTTAAATTATATTCCTAGTAAAGAGATTTTAGGTTTACTCGGTTTGATTCCAATTTTCCTAGGCCTCAAAGTTTTGCTTTTAGGAGATTCTGATGGAGAAGCTATTGCAAAAGATGGTTTGCGAAAAGACAATAAAAACCTGATTTTTCTAGTCGCTATGATTACTTTTGCAAGTTGTGGCGCTGACAATATTGGTGTCTTTGTCCCATATTTTACCACCTTAAATTTAGCGAATTTGATAGTGACTTTACTTACTTTTCTAGTCATGATTTATCTCTTGGTTTTTTCTGCCCAAAAATTGGCACAAGTCCCTTCTATTGGAGAAACCTTGGAAAAATATAGCAGATGGTTTATTGCCGTTGTTTATTTAGGATTGGGGATATATATCCTGATTGAAAACAACAGTTTTAACATGCTATGGACTGTGTTAAGCTAGGAGAAAATATTATGAAAAAAGATAGTATCTGCCAAGTGAATGTTATAAATCAACAAAATGTTACAACCGCAACGAACTACCTTGAAAAGGAAAAAGTCCAAAAATCACTTCGCATTTTATCAAAGTTTACCGATAATAAACAGATAAATATCATCTTTTATCTCCTTGTTGTTGAAGAACTCTGTGTCTGCGATATAGCCTGTTTACTAAATCTCAGTATGGCATCTGCCTCCCACCATCTTCGTAAACTAGCCAATCAAAACATCTTGGATACTAGAAGAGAGGGGAAAATTATATATTATTTTATAAAAGATGAGGAAATCAGAGATTTTTTTAATCAACTAGGATAACAACTATTTTTACTACTTTTCCATGATTATATATAGGACTTATCTATGAAATTTTTTGATGAAAATTACTCACAAGAAAGACCTACTCGTAGCAAATGTTTAAGAAAAAAGTATAATTTAAAGCAAACCGACCTAGGTAATGCAGGTCAAGTTAGCCAAGTTGAAAAGGAAGAAATTTGAAAGAATTTGTATCTTTTATTTTTTGTTTCATTTATGCCCTATGCTACTGGAATAGTTAGTAGTCATTTCATGAATCATACGGCACAGCTCTTTTATGGACTGATCGTTATTGTTTCAACGGTAGCAAACTGGTTTTTACATAAAGTAATTGATAAACCCAATATAGATCAGAAAGAATTACTTGAAGCTACCGCACAATATAGGAAGTTATTGATACCTGACCTAATAATTAAAGGAGTGGGATTGATTCTGTCCTTAATTCTCTATCCTCCGATTATGATGTATAGTGTTTTAATTGCGGCATTTTACATCATAACTTTAAAAACACTATCCGAAAAAAGAGTGAATAACTAAAAAACGGTGACCAAAGTTAGGTGTATTATTTTAATGCTTAGAGACCTAAACTATTCCCTATTTTAAAAATATTGATTCAGATTTTATGAAATTAAAAAGTAGATATTGTTCAGAAAATCCTTGATATTACGCTGTTTTTAGTCCAACTGAAATCCATACTTTCCAAACCAGGCTTGAAAAAAGCTCGTAAAGCATCACAATTTAGTAAACGTTAAAACTTATTTAAACTTATTGAAAGCATTTCGTATCAAAAATACGGGATGCTTTTTCTGTTCACCCCAAATTTTTGTAACTAGGTGATACTTGAAATTAATACAAATTTGGTTGTTTTTGATAAATCTAAGCAACACTACATGATGAAGTGAAAGGGGATGAATCTTTGATAGTATTCACTTATTGTGAAATATGATATATTTATTAATTAGATGGATGAATACTTCTAGAGTTAAATATAGTATAATAGGGACATACTTTTTGGTTTATTTTTGTTTGTAGTCGGATTATGAAAGAATATCCAATATTATGCGATAAGATAGAATGTTACAAAAAAGAAAGGGGATGCAATCCGATGAAGAAAGACAGATTAATTGTATTGACAGATGCTGTTCTAGCAATTATTATGACCATCTTGGTTTTAGAGTTAGAAAAACCAACAACACCAAGTCTTGAAGCTTTTTGGGATTTACGGCAAAATTTCTTTGCTTGTTTTCTTTCCTTTTTCTGGTTGGGATCGTTATGGATGGCACTAAACACATTATGGGAAAAGGTTGAGAAAATTTCCTCAGAAATTATTTGGTGGAATTTGTTTCTACTCTTGGAGCGGCAGGAGTTCTCTTTGGAGAATTTCATGCCATCCAAGATACCAGTCTGAATGATGTGGTGGACCGGATCTATATAAATGTCAAGGATTTACCGTTTCAGTCCTTGGGAGCTTTAGCTAATATCCTGTCTGATATTAAGAAGGGACTGATTCAAGACAGTCATATCTGGTCTTTCTTCCAGTCATTTTTCAAACAATATCAGTTGATAATCAGCTTAAATCAGATCTATCAGTTTGTCTATCTTTCTCTGATGGAGATCATGTCCTATCTTCACTTTGATTATTGGAAAAAAACGGCTCGGTCAGGAGCTAGTATGAATAAGGAGAACAAATGAAACGTTTAAAAATGTTATGGCATATTATGCAGGTTACGGGTTTTACTCGGTTTGCTCTGAGTTTTGTGACCTTTGTTTTTGGGTCAGGAGGCGTGCTTTTCCTAGTTGAACCTGCTATCACAAATTACGGAGACGGTCTTTGGTATGCTTTTGTGACTTCGACGACTGTCGGCTACGGGGATCTCCTAGCTGTGACCTTGATTGGAAGGATTACCAGTGTCTTCTTGACGATTTATGGGCTCATATTTTTTGGCTGTTTATCAGCTGTTATTTTTAATTATTATACCAATTTAAATAAGGAAAGAGGAGAGGACAAATGACTGCCAATTATTCAACACGGGAATACCGTGAGAAATTATACGATGACCTTCATGTTCGATTGAGAGATACAGCGATTTTGATGTGTGCAATTTTTATTGCCTCTATCGGACTAAATATGAATTCAACAGCTGTCATTATAGGAGCCATGTTGATTTCACCTCTCATGACACCGATTGTTGGACTGGGATTCGGTTTAGCTATTTTTGATACGCGTTTAATCAAGCAATCTCTAGAGGTTTTATTGACTCAAGTGTTGGTCAGTTTGCTTGTCTCGACTCTGTATTTCTGGATTTCTCCCTTGTCTTATGCAAGTAGCGAGTTGATTGCACGAACCTCTCCAACCATTTGGGATGTCCTCATTGCTATTGCTGGTGGGATTGCTGGTGTGATCGGTTCAAGGAAAAAAGAAGCAAACAATATCGTGCCAGGAGTAGCCATTGCTACAGCTCTGATGCCGCCTATCTGTACTGCTGGCTATGGTTTAGCTAATGGGAATGTACGATTTTTATTGGGGGCTCTCTATCTTTTCTTGATCAACTGTGTCTTTATCATGCTAGCCAACATTGTTGGAACAAGAATTTTGATGAGAAAAACTCCTTTAACTTCATTTAAAGAGCTGAGCATTAAAATGAGAATTGGCTTGATATCTTTGATTGTATTGTTGATTCTTCCAGCTAGCTATTCGGCAGTTACTCTGACAATAGAACAAGCGCGCAAAGAAGGGATCAAACAGTTTGTAGGAAAAGAGTTCGCCAATTATACGGTTATTAATCAAGTCTACAAGTCAAGTAACAATGAATTGGTCTTGACGGTTGTTGGAGATCCGATTTCAGAAGAAGAATTAGAAACACTCCACCAAAAACAAGCCTCTTACGGTATTCAATCTGTTCAATTGAAAGTGAATCAAGTTCAGAACTCGCCAACATTAGATAGTGAAGCGACCAAGGAATTTTATGAAAACATTGACAAGTATATTGATCAAAAACTCTCTGAAAAAGATTCACAAAACGATCTCGTAAAAGAAAATGAAGCAGACAAGGATTGAGGACAATGAACTGAATCGGTTTTTACGCCGTGTTTTTCTTGTATCTTCCTCTTTCTTACTTATAGCAGGTTGTTTTTGCTTGAATAAGAAATAAATTAGAAGTTCTATCATCTAAGAAAAATGATGAACAAAAAATCATTTAACTAATGGTGTGAACGTTTAGTGTTTATCAGCTCCATTCTCTGTAATTTTGGGGGTAAAATCCACACCATTCGGATAAAATTAGTTGAATTTGATTGGAAAAAAGCTTTTATAAAAGCGGAGAAAAGTCTTGATATTACGCTGTTTTTAGTCCAACTGAAATTCATACTTTCCAAACCAGGTCTTAAGAAAGCTCGTAAAGCTTCACAATTCTCAAAACGTTAATCAATACGATTATATCAACTTTTACAGACATTCAAGAGAACTCTCTTGGATGTCTTTTTTTCACTATTCAACTCCACCATAAAATTCTTCTATTACTTTCATAGAAATTATATATTAGCCAGATAGGGGCAATCATAGTAAAATAGCTAACAAAATAGACTAAAGGAGTTTGGAATGAAGTTAGTTTCTTTATGGTCAAAGGTTTCTCTGGGCTTGCAACTCTTGATTGCTTTAATTTTGGGTGTTCTTGTTGCTCTTATCTGGCCACAGTTTTCGGCTTTTTACCAGTTTTTGGGTCAAGCTTTTATCAGTTTGATTAATATGGTGATTATTCCGCTGGTCTTTCCGATTGTGGTCGTAGCTGTTGCTGGTGTGATCGGCAAGAAATCTTTTGGAAAGCTCTTGACAAAGAGTCTGCTCTATTTCTTTGGGGTCACGACGGCGATTACCTTTATTTTTGTCTTTGCATCTTATTATCTGGGCTTTGGCCAAGGAGTCAATATCGGTCAGGAGGGAGCAAGCATTGACGGGCTTGCCAAAAGTATTCAGCTGGATGAGTTTTTGCTTAGCTTCATTCCCTCTAATATTGTCAAGTCGCTTTCAGAAGGAGCTCTTCTTCCTATTATTGTTTTTGCTATATTTTTAGGATTTGGGCTTGGAAGTCTCAAGGAAGAAAAGACTCAGAAAGCTGTTGAGCTGCTGCAGATTTGG encodes:
- the cadX gene encoding Cd(II)/Zn(II)-sensing metalloregulatory transcriptional regulator CadX, with translation MKKDSICQVNVINQQNVTTATNYLEKEKVQKSLRILSKFTDNKQINIIFYLLVVEELCVCDIACLLNLSMASASHHLRKLANQNILDTRREGKIIYYFIKDEEIRDFFNQLG
- a CDS encoding CadD family cadmium resistance transporter, translated to MIQNIVTSIILYSGTAVDLLIILMLFFAKRKSRKDIINIYLGQFLGSVSLIFLSLLFAFVLNYIPSKEILGLLGLIPIFLGLKVLLLGDSDGEAIAKDGLRKDNKNLIFLVAMITFASCGADNIGVFVPYFTTLNLANLIVTLLTFLVMIYLLVFSAQKLAQVPSIGETLEKYSRWFIAVVYLGLGIYILIENNSFNMLWTVLS
- a CDS encoding DUF6110 family protein — its product is MLKEVLNVAKVAKKSSLFLGGVAFGTLGLKVLASKEAKKGYSKALAKAYKLKDGLDASVSVVKQHGDDVLQDAKYLYEQEKKEEQLDSLTGE
- a CDS encoding heavy metal translocating P-type ATPase, translating into MSFKVLHRGYQHIRLSSSFSLTLDIQDYLRSLAKDEKGIDSIQFYMDQQHFTLRMKEGFSVLENAEAFLKKIDKGKVSDLMTLPIRREESAYSIVSGAAIKRLLFRSFVPYPIRYIWTCYQALGYVKEAYQTLARKELTMEVLDCSAILLSLFMNQSKTASNIMFMLDLGNHLDQWSLKKTATDLEQSLLAKESDVFLVRGDMVISIKSSDVQVGDVLVVSQGNEILFDGQVVSGLGMVNESSLTGESFPVEKKEGDSVCANTVLETGELRIRVTDNQINSRILQLINLMKKSEESKKTKQRHFIRMADKVVKYNFLGAGLTYLLTGSFSKAISFLLVDFSCALKISTPVAYLTAIKEGLNREMVIKDGDVLEKYLEVDTFLFDKTGTITTSYPLVEKVLPFGDYTEKDILRISACLEEHIYHPIANAIVKQAEIEGIEHEEMHGKLQYVASKGIKSQIDGQSVVIGNYVLMQDEQVRISSEQLALIEQYKTHYNLLFLAYKKELIGMFCIHTPLRSEAKVALKKLKRQGKKLILATGDTLARTEELVKDLPFDNVYTDLKPDGKFQLVQELQKAGRTILMVGDGLNDSAALTLADIGVVMNESADISKQMSDILLLDNRLDFFEELNSLSESLQKLIQRNIQETVVINGSLIGFGLLNWLSPSNLSILHNLTTLRIVLRSLSIKSR
- a CDS encoding DUF1269 domain-containing protein — encoded protein: MENLVVSVFNTESEAYQSFADLKAFRQTQTTKVAQIALVKNENGHIVEKERYDFEDSTTDATLEGGLLGAVIGLLGGPIGVLFGYGIGSLYGLAAGDTVDTAEAGLIDVVSQKLIDGETAVVALVQENNEAVIDAYFTKYDTQIVRWDVATVVAEIEAALQVQEDLYNQARAQMKAERKAERKAKLEEFKANVKAKFDKLKA
- a CDS encoding potassium channel family protein → MKRLKMLWHIMQVTGFTRFALSFVTFVFGSGGVLFLVEPAITNYGDGLWYAFVTSTTVGYGDLLAVTLIGRITSVFLTIYGLIFFGCLSAVIFNYYTNLNKERGEDK
- a CDS encoding TMEM175 family protein; the protein is MKKDRLIVLTDAVLAIIMTILVLELEKPTTPSLEAFWDLRQNFFACFLSFFWLGSLWMALNTLWEKVEKISSEIIWWNLFLLLERQEFSLENFMPSKIPV
- a CDS encoding DUF389 domain-containing protein, which gives rise to MTANYSTREYREKLYDDLHVRLRDTAILMCAIFIASIGLNMNSTAVIIGAMLISPLMTPIVGLGFGLAIFDTRLIKQSLEVLLTQVLVSLLVSTLYFWISPLSYASSELIARTSPTIWDVLIAIAGGIAGVIGSRKKEANNIVPGVAIATALMPPICTAGYGLANGNVRFLLGALYLFLINCVFIMLANIVGTRILMRKTPLTSFKELSIKMRIGLISLIVLLILPASYSAVTLTIEQARKEGIKQFVGKEFANYTVINQVYKSSNNELVLTVVGDPISEEELETLHQKQASYGIQSVQLKVNQVQNSPTLDSEATKEFYENIDKYIDQKLSEKDSQNDLVKENEADKD
- a CDS encoding tyrosine-type recombinase/integrase, which codes for MKSVRRRHPELAPASPHKLRHTGATLAKQAGVSLEAFSEALTHSDKEITKTYVNIKDKVNQTVGDIAFRSLKN